The proteins below are encoded in one region of Danio rerio strain Tuebingen ecotype United States chromosome 12, GRCz12tu, whole genome shotgun sequence:
- the foxj1b gene encoding forkhead box protein J1-B (The RefSeq protein has 2 substitutions compared to this genomic sequence), producing the protein MPVLMSPEIANKFKEKWLMLHPEDQDNVSGSVHFDDSLTSLHWLQNFSILSANPERTPSSGCHPQHLFYYKNQLGGTDSPSSPPAGDTAATGMPQTPGNPTTSCSSLANPYALQQAGQYITGQTNPAEEIDYKTNRHVKPPYSYATLICMAMQASNKTKITLSAIYSWITENFCYYRYAEPSWQNSIRHNLSLNKCFMKVPRQKDEPGKGGFWQIDPQYADMFVNGVFKRRRMPATNFNTQRQSKMLSSPSSSYTSQCNQQMGMGHFQGNKRKQDFPKRGNKLARISKSPLLTSDIKTSDVLRGDFDLASVFDDVLSGNDSTFEDLDINTALSSLGCEMEPSSQIHNQSGYSNEDEQACAYLEANGIIGCNMEDFHHQQHHQQAQVHPQYYEGMFSDQQNQQHPWEIKEEAQPVPLSLDHGYAFCEGFFSEMQLWERGESYM; encoded by the exons ATGCCGGTGTTAATGAGTCCTGAAATAGCGAATAAATTCAAAGAGAAATGGCTGATGCTTCATCCGGAGGATCAGGATAATGTCAGCGGCTCTGTGCACTTTGACGACAGTCTCACTAGTCTGCACTGGCTGCAGAACTTCTCCATCCTCAGTGCCAACCCCGAGAGGACTCCCAGCTCCGGCTGCCACCCGCAACATCTCTTTTACTACAAAAACCAGCTGGGGGGTACCGACTCGCCCTCCAGTCCACCTGCCGGAGATACCGCCGCCACAGGGATGCCACAGACACCTGGGAATCCCACAACGTCCTGCAGCAGTTTGGCCAATCCATACGCGCTTCAGCAAGCCGGACACTACATAACGGGTCAAACAAACCCGGCTGAGGAGATAGACTATAAAACAAACCGCCACGTGAAGCCACCCTATTCATATGCCACTCTGATTTGCATGGCAATGCAAGCCAGCAACAAGACCAAAATCACCCTGTCAGCCATATACAGCTGGATCACCGAAAACTTCTGCTACTACAGATACGCAGAGCCGAGCTGGCAG AACTCAATCCGCCACAACTTGTCCCTGAACAAGTGCTTCATGAAAGTGCCCAGGCAGAAAGACGAGCCAGGAAAAGGAGGCTTTTGGCAAATCGACCCTCAGTACGCTGACATGTTTGTGAATGGCGTTTTCAAGAGACGGCGAATGCCTGCCACAAACTTCAATACCCAGAGACAAAGCAAAATGCTTTCCTCCCCGAGCTCCTCGTACACCTCCCAGTGCAACCAACAAATGGGCATGGGCCACTTCCAAGGAAACAAACGCAAGCAAGTCTTCCCCAAACGCGGGAACAAGCTAGCCCGTATCTCCAAGAGCCCTCTGTTAACCAGTGACATCAAAACCTCAGACGTCCTGAGAGGAGACTTTGACCTGGCGTCGGTTTTCGATGACGTCCTAAGTGGGAATGACAGCACGTTTGAGGATTTGGATATCAACACAGCTCTAAGCTCGCTAGGATGCGAAATGGAGCCGTCTTCCCAGATCCACAACCAGTCTGGTTATAGCAACGAGGATGAGCAGGCTTGTGCTTACCTGGAGGCCAACGGCATTATTGGATGCAACATGGAGGACTTCCACCACCAGCAGCACCACCAGCAAGCACAGGTCCACCCGCAATATTACGAGGGGATGTTCTCGGATCAGCAGAATCAACAACATCCTTGGGAGATTAAAGAGGAAGCCCAGCCAGTCCCTCTTTCGTTGGATCACGGCTATGCGTTTTGTGAGGGATTCTTCTCAGAGATGCAACTTTGGGAAAGAGGAGAGTCATATATGTGA
- the foxj1b gene encoding forkhead box protein J1-B isoform X1, which yields MPVLMSPEIANKFKEKWLMLHPEDQDNVSGSVHFDDSLTSLHWLQNFSILSANPERTPSSGCHPQHLFYYKNQLGGTDSPSSPPAGDTAATGMPQTPGNPTTSCSSLANPYALQQAGHYITGQTNPAEEIDYKTNRHVKPPYSYATLICMAMQASNKTKITLSAIYSWITENFCYYRYAEPSWQNSIRHNLSLNKCFMKVPRQKDEPGKGGFWQIDPQYADMFVNGVFKRRRMPATNFNTQRQSKMLSSPSSSYTSQCNQQMGMGHFQGNKRKQVFPKRGNKLARISKSPLLTSDIKTSDVLRGDFDLASVFDDVLSGNDSTFEDLDINTALSSLGCEMEPSSQIHNQSGYSNEDEQACAYLEANGIIGCNMEDFHHQQHHQQAQVHPQYYEGMFSDQQNQQHPWEIKEEAQPVPLSLDHGYAFCEGFFSEMQLWERGESYM from the exons ATGCCGGTGTTAATGAGTCCTGAAATAGCGAATAAATTCAAAGAGAAATGGCTGATGCTTCATCCGGAGGATCAGGATAATGTCAGCGGCTCTGTGCACTTTGACGACAGTCTCACTAGTCTGCACTGGCTGCAGAACTTCTCCATCCTCAGTGCCAACCCCGAGAGGACTCCCAGCTCCGGCTGCCACCCGCAACATCTCTTTTACTACAAAAACCAGCTGGGGGGTACCGACTCGCCCTCCAGTCCACCTGCCGGAGATACCGCCGCCACAGGGATGCCACAGACACCTGGGAATCCCACAACGTCCTGCAGCAGTTTGGCCAATCCATACGCGCTTCAGCAAGCCGGACACTACATAACGGGTCAAACAAACCCGGCTGAGGAGATAGACTATAAAACAAACCGCCACGTGAAGCCACCCTATTCATATGCCACTCTGATTTGCATGGCAATGCAAGCCAGCAACAAGACCAAAATCACCCTGTCAGCCATATACAGCTGGATCACCGAAAACTTCTGCTACTACAGATACGCAGAGCCGAGCTGGCAG AACTCAATCCGCCACAACTTGTCCCTGAACAAGTGCTTCATGAAAGTGCCCAGGCAGAAAGACGAGCCAGGAAAAGGAGGCTTTTGGCAAATCGACCCTCAGTACGCTGACATGTTTGTGAATGGCGTTTTCAAGAGACGGCGAATGCCTGCCACAAACTTCAATACCCAGAGACAAAGCAAAATGCTTTCCTCCCCGAGCTCCTCGTACACCTCCCAGTGCAACCAACAAATGGGCATGGGCCACTTCCAAGGAAACAAACGCAAGCAAGTCTTCCCCAAACGCGGGAACAAGCTAGCCCGTATCTCCAAGAGCCCTCTGTTAACCAGTGACATCAAAACCTCAGACGTCCTGAGAGGAGACTTTGACCTGGCGTCGGTTTTCGATGACGTCCTAAGTGGGAATGACAGCACGTTTGAGGATTTGGATATCAACACAGCTCTAAGCTCGCTAGGATGCGAAATGGAGCCGTCTTCCCAGATCCACAACCAGTCTGGTTATAGCAACGAGGATGAGCAGGCTTGTGCTTACCTGGAGGCCAACGGCATTATTGGATGCAACATGGAGGACTTCCACCACCAGCAGCACCACCAGCAAGCACAGGTCCACCCGCAATATTACGAGGGGATGTTCTCGGATCAGCAGAATCAACAACATCCTTGGGAGATTAAAGAGGAAGCCCAGCCAGTCCCTCTTTCGTTGGATCACGGCTATGCGTTTTGTGAGGGATTCTTCTCAGAGATGCAACTTTGGGAAAGAGGAGAGTCATATATGTGA